In Paenibacillus xylanilyticus, the genomic window CACTAGCGAAGTACCAGTAATGTAGGTATTGGCCCCGGATAACAGGAACACAACGGCTTTGGCAAACTCTTCGGGCTGACCGTATCTTCCCAGAGGGATTTCCTTGCGGAACTGTTCGGCTACCTCTTCTTCACTAATTCCATTCTGCTCTGCGCGGGCTGTGTCAAGTTCACGTATCCGATCTGTTCCGATTCGTCCGGGTGCCACCGTATTGATCAGAATGCCATAAGGGGCAAGCTCCTGTGACAACGTCTTCGCCAGACCAAAGACACCCGTGCGGAACGTGTTGGACAGAATCAACCCCGGAATTGGCTGTTTCACCGAAGTTGAAGCAATATTCACAATATGGCCGCCGTTGGTCTTCATATAAGGGAGGGCCCCCCGAATCATACGTACATAGCTCATAACATTCAACTCAAATGCACGTTCCCAATCCTCATCTGTCAATGATTCAAATGTTCCCGAAGGAGGACCGCCAGAGTTGTTCACCAGAATATCAATCTGCCCGAACAGCTCCCCTGTCTTATGGATTAATGTGTTAATGTCTTCCTTGCGTGTAACATCCGTTACGCAGTATTCAACGCGTCCTCCGCCGTCCAGTTCCAGCAGTTCTTGCTTGACGGCTGCGAGCTTCTCCTCGTTCCTGCTCGCAAGCATCACGTCTGTACCTTCTGCGGCCAGCTGTGCTGCCACCGCCTTGCCCAGTCCCTGGCTGGATGCCAGCACCAGGGCTTTTTTACCCCGAAGTCCCATATCCATTATATTGTTCCTCCTTCGTCATCGAACTACCGTTCATTCCAGATAAAATAACTCATGAGAATATCGTCCACGTACTTCCCGGCGATATAAAATTCCGACACCAGCCGGCCCTCCGTCTCAAATCCACATTGGGTATAAAAAGCTATCGCTCCCGGATTGCTCGACAGCACGCGAAGACGCAGCTTATGAATCCCCTGTTCACGAGCATATTCTTTCATGGCATGCATCAGGGACGTGGCCACGCCACTGCGTCGATCATTGGGGTGGACAGCAATATTAATCTCGTAGACATGACGATTGACAGGCATCCCCGTAGGCGGATAAAAGCCCACATAGCCGCAGACCCGTTCTCCCTGAACGGCAACCAGCTGGCTGCCGGGTGGACAATGCTGCAGAAATTGCTGTCTGGACTTCCAATGGAATGGCGCTGGAGAGGTATGTATATCCCACACGAGAGCATCCATCTCCATTAGTTGGGGTGCATCCTTCATCTCGGATGGCCGAATTTTATATGTTTGGCGGGTAAGCATCGCATTTCAACCTTTCATACAGGTAATTACATTATCGCAGCGCGTTGCATGGCCCTTGGATTATAGCTGAGGGATGCCATTAGCGCATATTTTTCATTTGATTATATTGTAGCACAGCCCTAAGCCCGAACTAAAATGGGGATCTCTACTTAACCTTTACGTTACGTCATCGTTTATACTGAAGATCATGAAGGAGGTGCGGCCCTTGAATATCAAAGAGGCGGCAGGCAGGCTTGGCATATCCCCCAGAGCGATTCGTTTTTACGAGGAAAAAGGATTAATTCTTCCCGCCAAGCAGGCCAGCAATGGATACCGAAGCTACACGGAAAATGACATCTGGCGGCTTCAGACGATTGCCGCACTGCGGGAGATCGGCATGTCACTTCAGGATATTACTCAGGCGCTCGGTGAGATTGATCAAGGCAACCAGCAGCGGCTGGAGGAATATCTGGAGCTGCAGCAGGCCGTCATGTATGCCCAATGGGTTGAACTGAAACGCATGCTGGATACAACCCAGCGCATGATTGATCTCAATCGTCAGGACGGCCCGCTGAATGTTAGCCATCTCCATGAGCTCGCAGACAGTTCCCGCCGCCTGCGGGAAGCACGCCAGAACTGGCATGATCGATGGAACTATGATACTCAGGCAGCTATCCATGATGAGCGTGTTCAGGCGAAGAGCGGGAGCATACCTGTATCTTCTGCATCTTCCGCATCTTCCCCATCTTTCCCGGAGGAAGCAGGTAGCATGCCTTATAACGAATCCAGAAACGCCGGAGAACACCAGGATACCAAAACAGCCCCGTCGTCTTCTTTTTATCTATATCACAACTATGACGAGGCGCTGGAACAGACTGCGAAATGGATCTCCCCTGTTCCTGGTGAACACGGGCTTGATATCGGAACGGGTACAGGTAATCTTGCAGGCAAGTTATTGGAACGCCAAGCCATCATGACAGGAATTGACCAGTCCAGAGAAATGCTGCGTACATGCCGTACCAAGTATCCCGGGATGCATGTGAAGCTGGGGAACTTCCTGGCGCTGCCTTTTGCCGATCAGACCTTTGATTTTCTTGTATCCAGCTTCGCCTTCCATCATCTGAGTCCGGACCAGCAGCAGCTGGCACTGCAGGAGATGCAGCGGGTATTAACCCCAAGGGGACGAATCTGTCTAACCGATCTCATGTTTGCGGATGCACTTCACCGCGAAGCTTATATAAGACAAGCTGAGGCAGATGGAAACAGTGAGCAGCTGCTTGCCATAAGAGAACGCCATTTCCCCCTGTTGGATGAATTAACCGGTTGGCTTGAGTCGCATGGCTACGTTACAAAAACCGTTCGTCACAATGAGCTGCTGCATACGATGCTCGCAGTTCCGCTGCGTTGATAATGGTGAACAGCCCTCGTTTGCTCCACATAAGACACAGGCCGTGGACCATTGTCTCTTACTTATATAGAAAAAGGCCATCCTGCCTGTTAAGGAGGATGGCCTTTCATTACACTCAAGCATCAAGTATAAGAAGTGAGTTACATATAAATATCCACGATGGTACGGTCCGAAGTACGCAGCTGTCTGAACTCATCCAGTGAGATGCAGACTCCGCCTTGACGGTAACGGTTCGCCGTAACTTCTGTACGGATCTCCTTGCCGTTTACGGTTACGCGGTTAACCGCTCCTTCGTTCAGGTGATAGATAAACGTTACCGGTTCACCTGCATATTCAAATTCGAATTGCATGCCGTCCAGCTCAGCTGGCAAGACAGGGTCAATGACCAGATCCCCACCTTCCTGACGGATACCAAGTGCATTCGAGATCAGCTGGTTCATGTAGATCCCCGGGCCGCTGGAGTAGATTCTCCATCCACCCTTCACCTGCACGGTACCTTTGCGCAATTGATCAAAATGCTCCTGCGCCTCATAACGTGTGTTGAATTTGCCGTCGGAACTGCTGAAGTACGCATTGGCTTGACGGATCTCTGCGTTAGGCACAATCTCACCGATGCCAACCGGATTGATCATCGCCAGTCCATTCCATACCTGATCGGTTTTACCAAGCTTGGCCATCGCTTCCACATAACGAATGTGGGCGTGTACGTACTGCAACCCGATCTCGCGTCCGAAGTTGGATGCCTGTTCTGCCCGCTTGAAGTGGCTGCTTACACCGCCGGCATATTGAGCCGGACGATTCATCAAGCGCACGCCATCCGGGCACAGGAAATGCTCGCGAATCAGTGCATAATGCGATTCAGCTTGTTCTGCCGTTAGCAATTCACCGATCATGCTGCGTGTCATAGGCAGCAGACGATACTGAATGCCTGTCTCGGTATCGGTCGGATGCAGCATCAGCTTCGCCTGATCCGCCTCCTCCATGTACACAAAGCCCGGGATAACATCGGTTCCCAGCATGTAACGGTTGAAGTCTTCACGGATACCCTGAGCAAGAGCTTCAAGCTCCTCTGCGAAGGAAGCATCCTTGTATTTCAAAGCCTGTGACAGTACATTGACGGATTGATACGTCAGAGCTACCGTCCAGCTGCTCACCATAAACTGCTTGAGCTGTGCATTGGCTGGCTGCAGGGTATCGTCCCAGTCCCCATCGCCATAGGAAGACAGGAACGTATCGTGCAGGAAGTGCGAACGAATGTATTCGATCTCTTTCTTCGCATGATCCAGTACCGTTGCTGTGTCTTCCGTGAAGCCGAAGCTGTGTTTGACGGTATAAGGCACCTTCTCATCCAGAATCGCATAGTCGCGCGTCGCCGTCAGATAGTCTGCCAGCACTTTCAGCGGCCAGACGATGATATCGCCGTGACTCTCTTCCTGCTGGATGGCAAAGTATTTGTCAAACATGAACCATTGCGGCCAGTTGCCGTCATCCTCGTATTGGTGCGTGTAGACCATTTTGATGATGTCACGTACCTGCTCGTATTTTTGAGTAGCCATGAAGTATTCAACCGGACCCTGACATACGTCCCGTGTACCCCATGCTGCGCCGCCGTATTGCTCCAGACCGTGAGGCACAGAATAGTGAACCAGCATGTTGTGTGTGTACCACCAGGCCAAGGCATTCACTTTGAACAGATCCTCAGCACGCTGACCTTCCCCGCGGGACAAACGGAAGCCATTCATTACACCCGCAAAGAATTCGCGGTAAGCCTGTACTTCCTCTTCAAATGTAAGAGTTGATCCAGCTTCATCAGCTTGGCCTTCCAGTACACCCTGCACTTTAAGCGTCCACTCTGCACTCTCTTCCAGGCTAAGCGTAACGAGCGAAGCAGATCCACTGCGGATACCGCTTGCCAGCAGCGTCTCGTCGTCTGCGTTTATCGAGGCACCCTCTACAGACATGCGATATTGCAAGTCAGGATATGTGCCGGCACTGATTGCTTTTGGGTCCGCTTTGAAGACCAATGTATTACCATCCTGCGTCATGTGCAGTGGATATTCGTATTCGTTCACGTTCATTGTGATCTGGTTGGTTACCAGATAGCGATAGGCTTTACCGCTTGTAGAACGCACATTCATGCTCACTTCAGTTGTATGTGCACCTGTATAGTTCGTTACGATGAGTGTATCGGATTCAGTTTTGTACATCCAGCGCACATAGTTGAAGCCAATTTCGAACAATGACGGCATGGTGAGCAGACGATATTGCCCATCCATCTCTACATAAATGCGTTGTCCGGCAGTCTTCGGCACATTCAATGCATTGCGGGCGTTACTGATCATTTTGTTAAAATTGGTGTTCCCGATAACCAGCTGCGAATTGAAGATACCGTACATATAAGATGTTGTTGTAATAACCGGTGCTCCAAGCTTCACGTTGCCACCGCTCATCAGGATATGACCGTGAGGACGCTCCACCAGCAGTTCCTTGGCTTTCAGCACGATATGTTCGTAGCTGCCTGTGAAGAAGGATAGAAGTGAATCCTCATTACGCTCTTCCTGATGACGATCTGGGAACAGGTTCTTGATTTCCTCTTCCGTCATGTCCAGTGCCGCAAGCGGCACGCCCAGGCTGGAAGACAGCTTCACTTGCTCGAGTGTTTCACCGTGCTGAACTTCGAGATTCTGTACTGCGTCCCAAGCCGCAGCCACTTCATCTGCATACTCCAGGGCGGAGATGCCTTCTGGATGATTGGACTTCGCCAGTCCATAGAAGACAACCTCAGCTTCCCCGTTCAGATTCAGCAGCTCGGATTGCAGCGCCGTATATGCGAACTCATATTGATAAGTCTCATTAGCCAGAGTTTTACGGCTGAGACTTTCCGGTTCATTGGTTTCCTTGTAGGACAGACCGAAGAACTGGAAGCCGTCTGTGGAGTAACCGACTGCCTTGGTCAAAGAACCCTGCTGCATATATGGGAATGCGCCGCCCTGTGGCTGGTTTTGACGGGAGCATACGACGTATCCCTTCGCTCCATCTTCAAAGACAGTATGGTCGATATACTGTGACAGATAGGCCTCGTTGCTGCGTACCGCACCCGGATCAGCCAGTCCAACATCCTGTCCGTAGACAATATCCACTCCGTTATGCTGCCCTTTCAGTTTTACATCCCAGAACCAAACGCCTTGCGATGTTGCCGTGAACACGACCTGATAACCGATGCCTTGTTCCTGGCCTTCCAATGGAATGCTGCCTTCCCAGATCAGCTGATGGTCTGGCTGAGTCTTGCTTGTAATCACCTTACTGCTCGAACGTGCACCCAGCAGCGGGTAAGAGCTAATGTTCTCTCCCTCGTGTACTCGCAGGTACAGATTGTTCAGAGAACCATCGATCTGGTTGCTTAGCAGCTGGTTCAGCATGGTTGTACCGGATGTTGCCTGGTACAGATCCCACTGTTCAAAAAGGTAAACGTCAATTCCCCGGCAGTCAGCCGGATCGGTTCATTAATCATCGTTGTCATGTCATTCACTCCTTCATTTAGTAAAAATCGAAACGTTTCGAATCGACCGAAAAAGAATAGGGTTCCTCTGCAAACTGACCTGTTAAAAGGCCAATTCGGTTACGAACCCCTGGTTTTATTTTCATGCTGGCTATACCTGAACAGGCAACCATTCCAGAACACGCTTGATCTTCATATCCCAATAACTCCACTCATGGCCACCTGGCTCTTCCTCATACGTCACCTGTACATCCAGTTCCTTCATCGTATGCCGAAATGTCTGGTTGGCTTCGTACAGAAAATCTTCTGTTCCGCAGCATTGATACAATTGCGGGAACGCCGTCCCTGACGCAGCCAGCCTGCGGCTAACGGCCAGCAGATCGTCATCACTGCCTTCAATTCGCTCCGGACTCCCGAAGATGCTCTGCATTTCTGCAGGGGTGAAGTTCCCCTCGCCACGTACCCTGCTTGCCAGATCAAGCCCGCCCGAGAGGCTGGCTGCCGCAGCATATCGTTCCGGAAAACGCAGACCCAGCTTGAATGCACCATACCCGCCCATGGAAACGCCTGTTACAAATGTATCTTCACGGCGGTCCGAGATCGGAAAGAGCGACTTCACGAATGCAGGCAGTTCCTCACTTATATATGTAAAATAAGACCCGCCCTGCTGCATATCCATATAGTAGCTTCGCCCTGCCGATGGCATCACAACCGCAATTCCCCGGGCCTCGGCCAGACGTTCGATGGATGAATGCCTTGCCCATTCGGAGTGGTCTGCACCGCGCCCATGCAGCAAATAAAGGACAGGCAGTTTTCCATTCCGACTTGCGCGAAGCGGTGAATGCTCAGGCAGTATAAGTGTAATGTCTGTAGACACGCCAAGACTTTCGGCGTACAACTGGCATTGGATCAAAGCCATTGCTTCATCTCCTGTTCAACGAGATTTACGTAATGATCATTAGATTATTTATTTGAGAAGCGGTCCCTTATGCTCGAGGCATACCAGGAAAAATATCCATCCAAACGCTGCTTCTTACGCGGGCTGGGTACCCGACTCTGCCTGCACAGAGCGTACGGACTCACGTTCCACCATATCAATCGTCAACGTATACGATGGGTTCACGGCTTCACCATTCAGCATCTGGAAGAGCAGATGTCCTGCAAGTGATCCGGCCTCGTGCTTCGGCTGCCTTACGGTAGTGAGGGGAGGACGAACGAATTCAGACAATTGAATGTCATCAAACCCGATAACCGAAATATCTTTTGGCACGGATATGCCGCTCTCTTCCAATGCCTTCAAACCACCTATAGCCATTTCGTCATTCCCGTAAAATACAGCAGTTGGAAGCTCGCCTTGCATAATCATCATTTTGGTTGCACTATGCCCGCCTTCACGAACGAAATTGCCGCTTAAACGCCATTTGGATTTCTCCTCAAGCCCCGCTTCCTGCATGGCTCTCAAGTATCCCTGGTAACGCAGGGCATTATCATACGAGTTGGATGGACCACTGATGTAGGCAATCTTCCGGTGCCCCGAATTGATCAGGTGACGCGTAGCCAGGTATCCACCTTGTTCACCGTCAACCAGCACATTGACCAGATGGTCACCCGACAGATGACGATCCATTACAATAATAGGAAAACGCTGGCCCGCAGATTCCACCAAAATGTCATCATGGATGTTGTGTGCGAGTACAATTGCACCATCCACTCTTTTTTCCCGCAAAAACCGGACTGCAGTCGAATCGCGGCCACCCATCGAACTGCATGCAATCAGATCATAGCCATTCGCAAGCGCCACATCCTGAACACTGCGAATCAACTCCGAGTAATACGGACCCGAAAGATCAGTCAGAATTAACGCAATCGTATTCGTCCGGCTCCGTTTCAGGTCCATGGCAAAGCCGTTTTTGCGATAATTCAGTTCCCGGGCTGCCTCCAGCACTTTTGCCTTGGTCTTGGCGCTAACCTTGCTGTCCCCGTTTAATGCATAGGAGGCGGTCGAGAGCGCCACACCTGCCAGCTTTGCCACATCCTTGATCGTTGCCATTCCACGCTCGCTCCTTCTAACTTGACCAATTATAAGTTACCTACATTTTATACTGTAAATGGTTGTGACAACCACCAAATTCTATACTTTATCATTGAATGATAGCCGTTTCTATTCAATCGAAACGTTTCGAAGTGATATCAAAAAAATTCTTCCATTTGACTTCTTGCCCAACGGCTCATTCGGACCAGCTTTAACTGGAGATCCATTAGCATCGAGACAAGCTTTCAATGTACAACTCAACAGGCAGTTCCTTACAAAGATCGTATGGACATGCTTCTTGGCAAGACATTGAAACGTTTCGACATTTTTATTATAGTCGGTGTTGATAGCGATTTCAACCTCTTTATTCATTTTCACCGAAATAAATGCCGTTGGCAATGGTCAAGTCTATGAGATTGAAGAAGACAAGTTTTACGAATTGATCCACTATCGGTTATTGAACAGCAGCAGACTATATTGCACAAAATAACATTGTCCATGGAACATTGATCATAGTTGTCCATTTACAAATGTAAAATCTTCCTCTATGTTATTAATGAGAATAATAATCATTATTGATTATCACAGGGGGAACTTACCGATGTTGCCGTCAATTAACGTTTTTCCGGCTTGTTGTTTTATGCTGCATCATGAGATTCTGCCTGCCTGCAGCAGCGGTGCAGGTGCGAAAACTACCAACATGTCGGCCGAAACAACCTGCCGGCTGTGAAGAACAACCAAGTGTACGAACTAACAGAGGCTCGCTACTGGGTACTTCGATCCGATCGCATTCAGGGTCAGGCAGAGGACTTCGCTGATATGATTGTGGAACGTACGCAGCAGAACCCGCAAGTAAATAGCATTTATAAAATAATTCAACACGACCGAACGCTGTGTCTGGACAGGCCTTGAAGCCTGCCTGGGCTATTGCGTTGCAGAAGGGGGAAATACATATGCTTCGCCGTTTCATGGCGTATTACCGTCCTTACAGAGGACTTTTTATTCTGGATTTCTCTTGTGCCATTGCAGCTGCCCTGCTGGAACTCGTGTTTCCGCTGGCAGTAAACCAGGTGGTGGACAAGCTGCTCCCTGAGGGCAACTGGTCCATGATTCTACCGCATGTGGCCGCATTGCTCGGCATCTATCTGCTCAGTTCCTTTTTCCATTTTGCAGTCACCTATTGGGGACATAAGCTGGGGATTAACATTGAGTCCGATATGCGGAGAGAACTGTTCAGGCGTGTACAGAAGCAGTCCTTCCGCTTCTTCGACAATAACAAGACAGGCCACCTGGTATCACGTATGACCAATGATCTGATGGATATCGGAGAGATCGCGCACCATGGACCGGAGGATCTATTCATCGCCTTGATGACACTAGCAGGTGCCTTCGGCATCATGCTCAGCATCAACTGGCAGCTCGCCGTACTGACCTTCATCATCGTGCCGCTGATGATCTACCTGTCCCTATATTTCAGCCGCAAAATGTCCAGTGCCTTCAAACGCATGTTTGCCGATATAGCAGACTATAATGCTCGGGTCGAGAACACGGTCAGCGGAATCCGTGTGGTACAGGCTTTTGCCAATGAAAATCATGAAATCGGTCGTTTTACTGAAAATAACGAACGCTTCCGCCTCACCAAACTGATCACCTACCGCATTATGGCGTGGAACTCCTCGCTTAGCTTTATTCTGATGAAGTTCGTCTCACTGTTTGTGCTGGTATGCGGAACATGGTTTGTCATTCAAGGAAGCATGACCTACGGGGAATTTATCGCCTTCGTAATGCTGTCGAATATATTCCTGGGTCCGATCAAACAGATTAACTCTGTCATCGAAACCTATCCGAAAGGCATTGCTGGTTTCAAGCGTTATCTGGAACTGCTGGAAGCTGTGCCAGATGTAGAAGATGCACCGCAGGCTAAGCCCATCACAAGCGTAAGTGGAGATATCGCTTTTCCATAATGTTAGCTTTTCCTATGGTGAACATAAGCCTACATTGGAACAGGTCAATCTGGAGATTCAAGCCGGGCAGACGGTTGCACTGGTTGGACCCTCCGGAGCGGGCAAATCCACACTGTGCAGCCTGATCCCGCGCTTCTATGATGTAGATGCTGGCCATATCACCATTGACGGCATTCCGGTGAAGGATATGACGCTGGAGTCGCTGCGCTCCAATATCGGCATTGTACAGCAGGACATATTCCTGTTTGACGGACCATTCGTGAAAATATTGCCTACGGCAAATTGAATGCATCGGATGAGGATATCTGGGAAGCCATCCGCCGGGCACAATTGGAAGAGCTGGTACGGTCACAGCCGGAAGGACTCGACACCATGATCGGTGAACGTGGCGTAAAATTATCCGGCGGACAGAAACAGCGCCTATCCATTGCGCGCATGATTCTGAAAATCCACCCATCCTCATCCTGGACGAAGCAACTTCGGCTCTGGATACCGAAACAGAAGCTGCCATTCAGCTGGCGCTGTCCGAGCTTGCCCAGGGACGTACAACGCTTGTTATTGCGCACCGACTGGCAACCATTCGGCATGCGGACCGCATTATTGTCGTGGAGAACGGTGGCGTAGCCGAACAGGGCAGCCATGATGAACTTCTCGAACGAGAAGGCTCCTATAGCCGACTGCATCAGGCTCAGTTTGGATAAAGTGCTTCATTATTATGCTCAAATACCCTTCCCCCTGACTTATTGGAGGAAGGGTATATTTTACTATCTTAGAGCATGTCACGCTTCACTCTAAGATAGCTTATTTTTTTACAACATGGATAAAATGAACCGTCTCAAAAGCAGTCAATTCATCTGTACGATTGTTGAAGTATCTCTCCTGGATATCGTCTGGTGTCAGATGCTCATAGATGAGAAGTCCTGCATCCGCCAGCAGGCCTTCGATCTCGTGATACGCGAAACAGGATTGCATTGGCTCGCCGGAGGACGCAGCCAGCTTCAACATGTTCTCTACCCGATTAAAGATGCCTTTCTCCTCAAAGAGTCGTTCATCTGCATAATCCAGTACCATCGAGCTCCCAGACGGAAGGTTGGCGAAAGCCTGCCGCAAAAGATTGAACAATACCTCTTTGGACAGGTAATACGATACGCCAAGCAGGCTGAGGAACGTTTTCTGATTTTTGAAACCCTTGCTGGTCAGATTTTCATAGGCAAACCCATGCGCGAAGTCCATTGGGATCAAGTGCAAGTTGTCCGGGATCGACAGGTTGGCCCAACTCAGCCTATCGCTCTTAAACTGCTGCGTGGCCGGATGGTCGACTTCAAAGATATGCAGCCTGTCGTTCAGTTCCGGGGTTCTTAACGCAAAGGTATCCATTCCTGCGCCCAGAATGACGTATTGTTTGGCTCCCAGGTTGACTTCGTGAAGCAGCACCTGCTCGCAATAGGCTGCCCTCGCCAAAGCAATGGGAGACAACTGGACTTGGGTGATCCACCTCAATATTTTATCGGGGTCCTCCTTCCCCATATCGGCCATTTCGGGATTAAAAAAATGAATGCCCTGCACCATTTGCTCCCGAATCTGTTCAAACTCCTGTGGAGAAATCAGAGCCTTGGCTAGATGATCATCGAAAATCAGAGGTGAGTCATATTGGCTGTGATAGGCGCGGCCAAAGGCCGAGATCAAAGACGTAATGCTGGATTCATTTGGCTTCATATTTATCCTCCCGCATAACAAAATAAGGTCCCCCTGGCCAGGAGAACCTTAGTATATACGGAATGATTTAATATGTAAATTATAGCATAAAAACACATTTTTGTCAATCAAAATTTTGTGGAACATGCAGACATGTTGGGTAAATCTTCTACTCGTCCAACATGTCTGTTCCAATGATACTCCCGCCTAGAAGACTCTAGGTATCCACCCCATACTCCTTCACCTCACGGTGGCGATTCAGGACGGCATGAAGTGCAAAACCGAGCAGGGCCACCCCTGCCATCGCCGTTGCCAGCCAGGCTACCGAAATCAGGCCTTGTTTATCGTACATCACACCCATCACATATGGGCCAATGACACGACCAATCGATCCGATACCACCGGAGACTCCAATGTAAAATGGTGCCGCTCTGCCCGCATGGTCAGAGATAAAGGCAGGAGTTGCAGGTGAGATCAGCATTTCTCCAAAGGTCGCCAGCACCATCGCAAACACCATGCCTGGATAGCTGTACATCGTGATCATGACGATATAAGCCAATCCATAGAATATCGCACTCGCTGCCATCTGCGCAGTCGAGGTACGAGCCATGGTGCGTTTAACCCAACTCGTGAACGGTTGGCCCACGAAGATCAGAACCCCGTTCAGTGTCCAGAGTAGGCCGTACATTCGTTTCTCCATCCCTTCCGAGATGATATACGGCGATACGCCTGTGTTCCAGATGGAATTGCCAAACAGGATGAACAGTACCCCGAGGCTCATAAACAGGTATAACCTGGTGTTGCCAAGCAGCGCCCAGATCCCGGGTCCATTTTGGACCTTTTTGCGTTTCGTCAGATGCACTTCTCCCTGATCCGGCTCCACCCGCGATAGATAGTACCAGAAGAAGACTGCAAATCCGGCAGAGGTCACGCCATTCAGTACAAAGCTGAGGTGATAGGAAAAGTCAGCCAGGAAACCGCTGAGTGCCGTCCCAATCGCTACACCGATATTGTTCGCTACATAAATAATATTGAACAGCTCTCCACGCCGCTCCGCAAACCGAAAGCCAATAAAGGCCTGGATCGCAGGCAGCGACAAGGAACTGAACAAACCGATCCAGCCCATGGCACATATAAATACAACCCAGTACGCACTAATCCAGGGCAGGGCAAACAGCCCAAGTGCATTAAGGGCAAGCGATCCAATGATCAGCTTCTTCACGCCGACCCTGTGATATAATGCACCGCCAAGCAGCTGGCCGAAGATACCGCCAAGTGACTGGATCAAAATGACGAATCCCGCGTTAGCCATCGTCCGCCCGAGTTCATCAAATACGTACATTGTGGTCAGCGGCCACATCAGGGCACTCCCTGTTGCATTAACCAGACTTGCCAGCAAAAATACTTTGACTTCTTTTGGATATGTATCCAACCATCTCATCATCTTCATTCATTCTCCTTACTACCTTAAACGAACAAAACAAACCTCCACTCACGGCGGCTTAAACTACCTGAGCGGAGGCCATTTGTATTATTAAACATTGCCTTTTATTCTTGCTTCAAGGTTTATCCCTTGTTCATCTTACCTGAAAAGCCTCAATCTGCAAGTACACTCATTGACGCTTCACTTCGACAGTGGCCGAGAAGAACGTTGCCCCGTTGCCCATGTCCGACAGCCGATTGGATGTCAGTGAATTCACCCGCTGTTTCCGTCCGCTTCCATCCCACCATAGACCTTGGCTGATCACCGTACCCGGCAGCATGGATTCGCTCACCTTGGCAGTCAGTTCGATCCGTCCCCGGTCATTCCACACAACTACCGCATCGCCATCTTCAATGTTTCTGTGAGCTGCATCCTCCGGATGAATCTGCAGCATGGGCATTTTCTCCATACGTTGATGCTTCTCCGTATTGGCAAAGGTGGAATTCAGGAAATTGTGATTCGGTGGCGACAGGAACATGAGTGGATGCACATCATCAGGTCCGGCCGGATGTTCCCCGTCATACCCTTCAACTAGAGCACGATATGTAGGCAGCGGCGGAAGGCCTCTTTCTGCCATCGTTTCGGAATACAGCTCAATCTTACCGGATGGCGTAGGCAGCTGT contains:
- a CDS encoding MFS transporter, encoding MRWLDTYPKEVKVFLLASLVNATGSALMWPLTTMYVFDELGRTMANAGFVILIQSLGGIFGQLLGGALYHRVGVKKLIIGSLALNALGLFALPWISAYWVVFICAMGWIGLFSSLSLPAIQAFIGFRFAERRGELFNIIYVANNIGVAIGTALSGFLADFSYHLSFVLNGVTSAGFAVFFWYYLSRVEPDQGEVHLTKRKKVQNGPGIWALLGNTRLYLFMSLGVLFILFGNSIWNTGVSPYIISEGMEKRMYGLLWTLNGVLIFVGQPFTSWVKRTMARTSTAQMAASAIFYGLAYIVMITMYSYPGMVFAMVLATFGEMLISPATPAFISDHAGRAAPFYIGVSGGIGSIGRVIGPYVMGVMYDKQGLISVAWLATAMAGVALLGFALHAVLNRHREVKEYGVDT